From the Juglans microcarpa x Juglans regia isolate MS1-56 chromosome 7D, Jm3101_v1.0, whole genome shotgun sequence genome, the window CAGGCCAATGGTATTTTCGTGATCCAGTGTAAGTATATTCAAGATCTTATCACTTTGGTTGGTTTGGAGGACATTTCTTCTGTTGATACTCCTATGGAGGTAAATGTTAAATACATGAAAGATGAAGGGGACCTTCTGGATGATCCTACTCTTTATTGGCTCCTGGTTGGGAGTCTTATCTACTTGACCACTACTCGACCTAATATCTCCTATGCTGTTAATCAGTTTAGCAGTTTATGTCTTCTTCTTGGCATCTCCATCTTGCTGCAGTTCGACATATCATCTATTATCTTCGAAGTTCACCTACTTGTGGGTTATTCTTTCCTATTGGCTCCTCTCTTCAACTTGTTGCTTATAGtaatgctgattgggctgggtGTTCGGATACACATTGATTTACTACGGGTTGGTGTATGTTTTTAGGTAATGCCTTAATTTATTAGAGATGTAAAAAACAAGATCGTGTTTCTAAATCTTTTACTGAGGCAGAGTATCGTGACATATCTATTGCTTGTTCTGAAATTGTATGGCTACATGGTCTTCTTGAGAAGTTTAGGTTTCCTCAGACTACTTCTACCCCTCTTCATTTTGATAACACTAGTGCTATTTAGATTGCCATCAATTCTGCTTTCCATGAACGCACCAAGCACATTGAGGTTGATTGTTATTCTATTCGAGACACATTGAAAAGTTGGGTGATATCTCTTCCTCACATCTCTTCTGATCTCCAAGTGGATGACGTCTTCACCAAAGTTAGGACTCGACAACGGTATTAATTTCTTGTTGACAAATTATTACTGGTTGACTTactagcatcaatttgagggggatGTTGCAGTATATAATTTTAGGAATTTATACAATTTAGGCCTCTGTTAATATTTGCTATACAGATTATCTTACCATGTATAGATATTGAATATTATGAATCAGTTAGACTCCGTGTATAGCATATATTTGTGtataaatgaaattatgataTAATGAAAGAGCGAAACTCACAAGAGGCAGTTTTTCCAAAACAAAGTTCTCGGTTTCTCTTGGTTTTCTGACTGTTTTGGCATAGGTGTCTAGAGTCGAACCAATAGAGTTGTTGGCGGATCACTGTGTCAGCGCATGGGTCTCAAGCACTAGTGGTGGAGGGATGGCGAAGGTTGTTTATGGAAGTCTGGGACTGGAGAGTCAAGCGGTACATGTGTACTGTTTACATGCACCAATGTAAGATGGCGTATGAGACTTGCGCGGTGGGTCACTTGCATCATGTTCATGGCAAGAAAACGGTAAATCTAATATTTTCGATCTAGaataaaaagtcaaaaagaaaattaacagaAAGATAAACCAAAATCAGAGGGTAGCATGAAGAGAGGAGGGAGTACCCCTCCTTGGAAAGTCTTTTCTAAGGACAagttatagtttttattttatttttttgaggttagagagagagagagagagagagagagagagagagagagagagtcgggTCCAAAACTGAGTTTTTTggtacaacttttttaaacatttttttggaTGGACCGTGGACGTGATCTTTTCCTCGTTTGGCCCATCTCCAAAATACTTCGTAGTTCGAGCATTGAAAGCCAATCCAATTCCCACAATTCCTCCAAGAGTCCACACTCCACTCGCAGGACTCAGGATGAGGGCACTGCAAAGTATACTGTCATGCCCTTTAAATTTACAGTGTGGTCACTCCTTCCACCCTCAGGCCCTCTCTCCGAAACCCCAGATTCCTGTTCTTCTTCCACCTACCCAATACCCGCCTCTTCAAAACTCGATTCCTTCTCGAGTTCCTTGCAGACCCACTTCCTCCTTTTCGTTTGGCTCTCTGATAAAATCATCTATGGCTTCTTCTGCAACACCAGACACTGACGCACAGGCAGCGACCAAACCCTTCTCTGTGCTCTTTGTTTGCTTGGGCAACATTTGTAGAAGCCCAGCTGCTGAAGGAGTCTTCACAGACTTGGTCAAGAAAAGGGGTTTGGATTCCAAGTTTAACATTGATTCTGCTGGCACCATTGACTACCATGAGGTAGGTATCATTCAATTATACCCttgaggaaaggaaaagaaaatttaaaagtagTGAGGAACTAAATTGaaaatgatatgttttttttttttggttcttggTTTTCTTAATAAATGTTTCACTGTTATAAGGGAAATCAAGCTGACCCAAGAATGAGGGCGGCCTCCAAAAGGCGTGGGGTTGAGATAATATCTATATCAAGGCCCATCCGGCCGTCTGATTTTAGAGATTTCGATCTGATTCTTGCAATGGACAGGCAAAACAGAGGTAGGATATCCAAAACTGAATTTTCGCGCACAATTGTGTGTTTATGCCATACTCCACTTATTTTGTGGGTGTTATGTTGGCTGTAGAGGATATATTGGAGGCCTTTAATAGGTGGAAATTTAGAGAAAC encodes:
- the LOC121239255 gene encoding putative low molecular weight protein-tyrosine-phosphatase slr0328 isoform X2 — its product is MRALQSILSCPLNLQCGHSFHPQALSPKPQIPVLLPPTQYPPLQNSIPSRVPCRPTSSFSFGSLIKSSMASSATPDTDAQAATKPFSVLFVCLGNICRSPAAEGVFTDLVKKRGLDSKFNIDSAGTIDYHEGNQADPRMRAASKRRGVEIISISRPIRPSDFRDFDLILAMDRQNREDILEAFNRWKFRETLPADAHKKVKLMCSYCKEHDETEVPDPYYGGPQGFEKG
- the LOC121239255 gene encoding putative low molecular weight protein-tyrosine-phosphatase slr0328 isoform X1 — encoded protein: MRALQSILSCPLNLQCGHSFHPQALSPKPQIPVLLPPTQYPPLQNSIPSRVPCRPTSSFSFGSLIKSSMASSATPDTDAQAATKPFSVLFVCLGNICRSPAAEGVFTDLVKKRGLDSKFNIDSAGTIDYHEGNQADPRMRAASKRRGVEIISISRPIRPSDFRDFDLILAMDRQNREDILEAFNRWKFRETLPADAHKKVKLMCSYCKEHDETEVPDPYYGGPQGFEKVLDLLEDACGSLLDSILAENKQIQDS